Proteins encoded within one genomic window of Bombina bombina isolate aBomBom1 chromosome 1, aBomBom1.pri, whole genome shotgun sequence:
- the LOC128644999 gene encoding serine/arginine-rich splicing factor 5, whose amino-acid sequence MSGCRVFIGRLNPAAREKDVERFFKGYGRIRDIDLKRGFGFVEFEDPRDADDAVYELDGKELCSERVTIEHARLRSRGGGRGGGMGGGRGRYPDRFSSRRGPRNDRSAPPIRTENRLIVENLSSRVSWQDLKDFMRQAGEVTFADAHRPKLNEGVVEFASYSDLKNAIEKLSGKEINGRKIKLIEGSKRHRSRSRSRSRSRSSSRSRSRSRSRSRKSYTRSRSRSRSARSNRSNHSKSRSVSRSPVPEKSQKRRSSSPSKSPASDHQRSRSRSRSADSRN is encoded by the exons ATGAGTGGCTGCCGTGTTTTCATTGGTCGTCTTAACCCTGCTGCCAGGGAGAAAGATGTTGAACGCTTTTTCAAGGGATATGGCCGAATCAGAGACATCGACCTTAAAAGAGGCTTTGGATTTGtg GAATTTGAAGATCCAAGAGATGCAGATGATGCAGTTTATGAACTGGACGGCAAAGAACTTTGCAGTGAAAG AGTTACAATTGAGCATGCCAGACTGCGATCTcggggtggtggaagaggaggaggtatGGGTGGAGGAAGAGGGAGATATCCAGACCGATTCAGCAGTCGCAGAGGCCCACGGAATGATAGAAG TGCTCCACCAATTAGGACAGAAAATCGTCTCATTGTTGAAAATCTGTCTTCTAGAGTGAGCTGGCAG GACTTGAAAGATTTCATGAGGCAAGCTGGAGAAGTAACCTTTGCAGATGCACATAGACCGAAACTTAATGAAGG GGTTGTTGAATTTGCATCTTACAGTGACTTGAAAAATGCTATTGAGAAGCTATCTGGGAAAGAAATCAATGGAAGGAAAATCAAACTGATTGAAGGGAGCAAACGGCATAG ATCAAGGAGCCGATCACGCTCCCGCAGCAGAAGCTCTTCCCGATCTCGTAGCAGGTCACGCTCCAGGAGTCGCAAGTCTTACACCCGTTCCCGTAGCCGAAGTCGCAGTGCTCGTAGCAATCGTAGCAATCATAGCAAATCTAGGTCTGTAAGCAGATCTCCAGTTCCAGAGAAGAGTCAAAAGCGTAGATCTTCAAGTCCATCAAAGTCACCTGCTTCTGATCACCAGAGATCACGGTCAAGATCTAGGTCTGCAGACAGCAGAAACTGA